CCTACTAAAAATTCGTTAGGTAGGTCTAATGTCCGAATTGGAAGAGGGTAACATCGGATAGATCGGGGGTAGTGTGCTTTGGGCTCACGTTGGATTAGCTTGGGTGTGTCCTGTGTGATCATCTCGGTTTGGCTGATCGGATACGGATTGCCTACGGATGAGAGTATGGTTGTCTTTCTTTTACTTGTGGCTATCATTCAGTCGCTTGCTGCCTATCAAATAGGGAAATATGTAGATCAGTTGCGGCAGATGGCTTATCACGATTCACTTACAGGCGTTCTCGTCAATCGCAGATTTCATGACAAGTTGGTTGAAGAAGTAGAGTTGGCAAAAAGCAATCATCAATCTGTTACTTTATTGTTTATTGATTTGGATAATTTCAAAATATTCAATGATTCATATGGCCATTTGGAAGGCGACCGAATCCTTTGCCAATTTGCAAGACTCTTGCAAGCAAGTGTACGCAAACAAGATACGGTTGGAAGATGGGGTGGGGAAGAATTCGTCGTTTTGTTAACGCATACAGACACAATAAGAGGACTGGCAATTGGAGAACGTATTCAAAATCAAGTGAGGCACGCTCTTTCAGGTGTCACGGTCAGCATCGGAGTAGCCTCGTACCCTCACCATGCTTCAACAGCGGAAGAGTTAGCGAAAATAGCAGATATGC
This genomic stretch from Brevibacillus sp. DP1.3A harbors:
- a CDS encoding GGDEF domain-containing protein — translated: MGSRWISLGVSCVIISVWLIGYGLPTDESMVVFLLLVAIIQSLAAYQIGKYVDQLRQMAYHDSLTGVLVNRRFHDKLVEEVELAKSNHQSVTLLFIDLDNFKIFNDSYGHLEGDRILCQFARLLQASVRKQDTVGRWGGEEFVVLLTHTDTIRGLAIGERIQNQVRHALSGVTVSIGVASYPHHASTAEELAKIADMLMYEAKKRKDCMMVASNEKINIGKNNTRHLS